The following coding sequences are from one Campylobacter sp. RM16187 window:
- the rpoC gene encoding DNA-directed RNA polymerase subunit beta': MSELKPIEIKEEHRPRDFEAFQLRLASPEKIKSCSYGEVKKPETINYRTLKPERDGLFCAKIFGPIRDYECLCGKYKKMRYKGVKCEKCGVEVTSSKVRRSRMGHIELVTPVAHIWYVNSLPSRIGTLLGIKMKDLERVLYYEAYIVEAVGDAFYDNENSKKVEIYDVLNDEQYQSLAQRFEDSGFRARMGGEVIRDMLASLDLIELLNTLKDEVSATNSEAKKKTIVKRLKVVEAFLNSGNRPEWMMITNLPVLPPDLRPLVSLDGGKFAVSDVNDLYRRVINRNARLKRLMELDAPEIIIRNEKRMLQEAVDALFDNGRRANAVKGANKRPLKSLSEIIKGKQGRFRQNLLGKRVDFSGRSVIVVGPKLRMDQCGLPKRMALELFKPHLLARLEEKGYATTVKQAKKMIEDKTNEVWECLEEVVKDHPVMLNRAPTLHKLSIQAFHPVLVEGKAIQLHPLVCAAFNADFDGDQMAVHVPLSQEAIAECKILMLSSMNILLPASGKAITVPSQDMVLGIYYLSLEKSDTKGANKIFASVDEVMIAEEAHCLEVHSKIKTMIDGKTLFTTAGRLIIRSILPDFVPENMWNRVLKKKDIANLVDYVYKVGGLEITAGFLDKLKNLGFRYATKAGISISIADIIVPEGKQKHIDSAKKKVREIQNQYGAGLLTDSERYNKIVDIWTDTNNVVAGEMMKLIQNDKGGFNSIYMMADSGARGSAAQIRQLAGMRGLMAKPDGSIIETPITSNFREGLNVLEYFISTHGARKGLADTALKTANAGYLTRKLIDVAQNVKVTIEDCGTHEGVEITEITENGELIESLEERVLGRVLADDVIDPIANEILFAEGTLIDEEKAKAIIEAGIKSVNIRTPITCKAAKGVCAKCYGLNLGEGKLVKPGEAVGIISAQSIGEPGTQLTLRTFHIGGTASTEQQDRQVIAQKEGFIRYYNLNTYENNGKRIVANRRNAAVLLVEPKIKAPFDGKIEIEIAHEDVNITIKGKKEEAKYTLRRNDLAKPNELAGVSGKVEGKIHIPYEHGASVQENESIAEIIKEGWNIPNRIPFASEIKMADGDPVARKIVSGANGVLKFYILKGDYLERIRNIKKGHTVREKGMFVVVADEDDREAVRHYIPRNSVIKVNDSDIVSLKDLIAEPVNEEQLIVAEWDPYSTPVIAEEAGVVAYEDIEPNYSASEQYDEATGQTRLVINEYLPSGIKPTIVISTKDGRLIRYQLEPKTAIFVNDGVSVDQADILARTPKAVAKSKDITGGLPRVSELFEARRPKNTAIIAEIDGIVRFDKPLRSKERIIIEAEDGTTSEYLIDKTRQIQVTSGEFIHAGEKLTDGLISSHDVLRILGEKALHYYLISEIQQVYRSQGVAIADKHIEIIVSQMLRQVKIIDSGDTNFIVGDMISRIRFKEENERIMRMGGNPAIAEPILLGVTRAAIGSDSVISAASFQETTKVLTEASIAAKIDHLEDLKENVILGRMIPVGTGLYQDRKIKLKQN; the protein is encoded by the coding sequence ATGAGTGAATTAAAACCGATTGAGATAAAAGAAGAGCACCGCCCTCGTGATTTTGAAGCTTTTCAGCTTCGCTTGGCAAGTCCCGAGAAGATCAAATCATGTAGTTATGGCGAGGTTAAAAAGCCTGAAACTATCAACTATAGAACTCTAAAGCCTGAACGTGATGGTCTGTTTTGCGCCAAAATTTTTGGTCCGATCCGTGACTATGAGTGCCTTTGCGGTAAGTATAAAAAAATGCGCTATAAAGGCGTTAAATGCGAGAAGTGCGGCGTTGAAGTAACCAGCTCAAAAGTTCGTCGCTCACGCATGGGACACATCGAGCTTGTAACTCCTGTGGCGCATATCTGGTATGTAAATTCACTTCCAAGCCGTATAGGAACGCTTCTTGGTATCAAGATGAAGGATTTAGAGCGCGTACTTTACTATGAGGCATATATAGTTGAGGCCGTAGGAGATGCATTTTATGATAACGAGAATAGCAAAAAAGTAGAAATTTATGACGTTTTAAATGACGAGCAGTATCAATCTCTTGCTCAACGTTTCGAGGATAGTGGATTTAGAGCTAGAATGGGTGGAGAGGTTATTAGGGATATGCTTGCAAGTTTAGATCTGATAGAGCTTTTAAATACTCTAAAAGATGAGGTGAGCGCTACAAATTCAGAGGCGAAGAAAAAAACTATCGTAAAAAGACTTAAAGTTGTTGAGGCGTTTTTAAATTCAGGCAACCGCCCTGAGTGGATGATGATTACAAATTTACCTGTGCTTCCGCCTGATTTACGCCCGCTTGTTAGCCTTGACGGAGGCAAATTTGCCGTTTCTGACGTGAACGATCTTTACCGCCGTGTTATAAATAGAAATGCACGTCTAAAGAGACTTATGGAGCTTGATGCGCCTGAAATCATTATAAGAAACGAAAAGAGAATGCTTCAAGAGGCGGTTGATGCCCTTTTTGATAACGGAAGAAGAGCAAATGCCGTAAAAGGTGCAAACAAGCGCCCGCTTAAATCACTTTCTGAGATTATCAAAGGTAAGCAAGGTCGCTTTAGACAAAATTTGCTTGGTAAGCGTGTTGACTTCTCAGGTCGTTCTGTTATCGTTGTAGGCCCAAAGCTTAGAATGGATCAGTGCGGACTTCCAAAGAGAATGGCTCTTGAGCTATTCAAACCGCACCTTTTAGCGCGTCTTGAAGAAAAGGGCTATGCAACGACCGTTAAGCAAGCCAAGAAGATGATAGAGGATAAGACGAATGAAGTTTGGGAGTGTTTAGAGGAGGTTGTTAAAGATCATCCTGTTATGCTAAACCGTGCTCCTACGCTGCATAAGCTCTCTATTCAAGCGTTTCACCCTGTGCTAGTTGAAGGCAAAGCGATACAGCTTCATCCGCTCGTTTGTGCTGCGTTTAACGCGGACTTTGACGGCGACCAAATGGCTGTTCACGTGCCACTCTCGCAAGAAGCTATCGCGGAGTGCAAAATTTTGATGCTTAGCTCGATGAATATCTTGCTTCCTGCAAGCGGTAAGGCTATAACCGTTCCAAGCCAGGATATGGTTTTAGGAATTTACTACCTAAGCTTAGAAAAGAGCGACACTAAGGGAGCAAATAAAATTTTTGCAAGCGTTGATGAGGTTATGATCGCTGAAGAGGCGCACTGCCTTGAAGTTCATTCAAAGATCAAAACCATGATCGACGGTAAGACGCTATTTACGACTGCCGGACGTTTGATCATCCGCTCGATATTGCCTGATTTTGTTCCTGAAAATATGTGGAACAGAGTCCTTAAGAAAAAAGATATAGCAAATTTGGTTGATTATGTTTATAAAGTAGGCGGACTTGAGATAACTGCAGGATTTTTAGATAAGCTTAAAAATTTAGGCTTCCGCTACGCTACAAAAGCGGGAATTTCTATCTCTATAGCCGATATCATCGTCCCTGAAGGAAAACAAAAGCATATAGACAGCGCTAAGAAAAAAGTACGCGAAATTCAAAACCAATACGGCGCAGGTCTTTTAACGGATTCAGAAAGATACAATAAGATCGTTGATATCTGGACTGATACAAATAATGTAGTTGCAGGCGAGATGATGAAGCTCATTCAAAATGATAAGGGCGGATTTAACTCGATTTATATGATGGCTGACTCTGGAGCTAGAGGTTCTGCTGCGCAAATTCGTCAGCTTGCCGGTATGCGTGGTCTTATGGCTAAGCCTGATGGCTCGATTATTGAGACGCCTATTACATCAAATTTCCGCGAGGGACTAAACGTACTTGAGTACTTTATCTCAACTCACGGCGCTAGAAAAGGACTTGCCGATACCGCGCTTAAAACGGCAAACGCGGGATACTTAACTAGAAAGCTAATTGACGTTGCGCAAAACGTTAAGGTTACGATTGAAGATTGCGGTACTCACGAAGGCGTTGAGATCACTGAAATCACCGAAAACGGCGAGCTTATAGAAAGCCTTGAGGAAAGAGTGCTTGGAAGAGTGCTTGCAGATGACGTTATAGATCCGATAGCAAATGAAATTTTATTTGCGGAAGGCACTTTAATAGATGAGGAGAAGGCAAAAGCCATAATTGAAGCTGGAATAAAATCTGTTAATATCAGGACTCCTATTACTTGCAAAGCCGCAAAAGGAGTATGTGCTAAGTGTTATGGCCTTAACCTTGGAGAAGGCAAGCTGGTAAAACCTGGAGAGGCTGTAGGTATCATCTCTGCTCAATCAATTGGCGAGCCTGGAACTCAGCTTACTCTTAGAACATTCCACATCGGCGGGACCGCTTCTACCGAGCAACAAGATCGCCAGGTTATAGCGCAAAAAGAAGGCTTTATAAGATATTATAACCTTAATACTTATGAAAATAACGGCAAGAGAATTGTAGCTAATCGTCGTAACGCAGCTGTTTTATTGGTAGAGCCAAAGATAAAGGCTCCGTTTGATGGCAAGATCGAGATAGAAATAGCTCACGAAGATGTAAATATTACCATAAAAGGTAAGAAAGAAGAGGCTAAATACACCCTTAGAAGAAATGACCTTGCTAAGCCAAACGAACTAGCCGGGGTTAGCGGTAAGGTAGAGGGTAAAATTCACATACCTTATGAGCATGGAGCTAGTGTTCAAGAAAATGAGAGTATAGCCGAAATTATTAAAGAGGGATGGAACATTCCTAATCGTATTCCTTTTGCAAGTGAAATTAAGATGGCAGACGGTGATCCTGTAGCTAGAAAGATAGTTTCTGGAGCAAATGGAGTATTGAAGTTTTATATCTTAAAGGGTGATTATTTAGAACGTATAAGAAATATAAAAAAGGGTCACACTGTAAGAGAAAAAGGTATGTTTGTAGTAGTTGCCGATGAGGATGATAGAGAGGCTGTGCGTCACTATATACCAAGAAATTCGGTTATTAAAGTCAACGATAGCGATATAGTAAGCTTAAAAGATCTTATAGCTGAACCCGTAAATGAAGAGCAGTTAATAGTAGCAGAATGGGATCCATACTCTACTCCTGTTATTGCCGAAGAGGCCGGAGTAGTGGCTTATGAAGATATAGAGCCTAACTATAGCGCTTCAGAACAATATGATGAGGCTACCGGACAGACTCGTCTTGTGATCAATGAGTATCTGCCTTCTGGTATTAAGCCTACGATAGTTATATCTACTAAAGACGGAAGGCTGATTCGATATCAGCTTGAGCCAAAGACGGCGATATTTGTAAATGATGGTGTAAGTGTAGACCAAGCCGATATTTTAGCTAGAACTCCAAAGGCTGTAGCAAAATCAAAAGACATCACCGGAGGTCTTCCTAGGGTATCTGAGCTATTTGAAGCAAGACGTCCAAAAAATACGGCTATCATAGCTGAGATTGACGGTATTGTAAGATTTGATAAGCCGCTTCGCTCAAAAGAAAGAATTATTATCGAAGCGGAGGATGGAACTACGTCTGAATACTTGATAGACAAGACCAGACAAATTCAAGTTACGAGCGGAGAGTTTATCCATGCTGGCGAGAAGCTAACAGACGGTCTTATCTCAAGCCATGACGTGCTCAGAATTTTAGGTGAAAAGGCGCTTCATTACTATTTGATAAGTGAAATTCAGCAAGTGTATCGCTCACAAGGTGTTGCAATAGCAGATAAACACATTGAAATTATAGTTTCCCAGATGCTAAGACAAGTTAAAATAATAGATAGTGGAGATACTAATTTCATAGTCGGTGATATGATCTCTCGTATAAGATTTAAAGAGGAAAACGAAAGAATAATGCGCATGGGAGGCAATCCTGCTATAGCTGAGCCTATCTTGCTTGGTGTAACTCGCGCGGCGATAGGAAGTGATAGTGTGATCTCTGCAGCATCTTTCCAAGAGACAACTAAGGTTTTAACGGAGGCTAGTATAGCTGCTAAAATAGATCATCTTGAAGATCTAAAAGAAAACGTAATTTTGGGTCGCATGATACCAGTTGGAACAGGACTTTATCAAGATAGAAAGATAAAGCTAAAACAAAATTAA
- the rpsL gene encoding 30S ribosomal protein S12, which produces MPTINQLVRKERKKVIVKSKSPALKECPQRRGVCTRVYTTTPKKPNSALRKVAKVRLTSGFEVISYIGGEGHNLQEHSIVLVRGGRVKDLPGVKYHIVRGALDTAGVAKRTVSRSKYGAKRPKAGAAKK; this is translated from the coding sequence GTGCCAACCATAAATCAATTGGTTAGAAAAGAGCGCAAGAAAGTGATTGTAAAATCAAAATCTCCAGCGCTAAAAGAGTGTCCTCAAAGAAGAGGCGTTTGTACGAGAGTTTACACAACAACTCCGAAAAAACCAAACTCTGCTTTGAGAAAAGTTGCCAAGGTTAGATTAACCAGTGGCTTTGAAGTTATTAGCTATATCGGCGGTGAAGGTCACAACTTGCAAGAGCACAGCATTGTGCTAGTTCGCGGCGGTAGGGTTAAAGACTTACCAGGTGTTAAATATCACATAGTTCGTGGTGCGCTTGATACTGCGGGTGTTGCTAAAAGAACAGTTTCACGTTCTAAATATGGTGCTAAACGCCCTAAAGCCGGCGCAGCAAAGAAATAA
- the rpsG gene encoding 30S ribosomal protein S7, producing MRRRKAPVREVLPDPIYGNKVITKFINSLMYDGKKSVATEIMYGAIKAIEKRNSEVKGIDVFNDAIENVKPIMEVKSRRVGGATYQVPVEVRPARQQALAIRWIISYARKRSERTMIDKLANELLDAANSKGASFKKKEDTYKMAEANKAFAHYRW from the coding sequence ATGAGAAGAAGAAAAGCCCCTGTAAGGGAAGTTTTACCTGATCCGATATATGGAAACAAAGTAATCACTAAATTTATTAACTCGCTTATGTACGATGGCAAAAAAAGCGTAGCAACCGAGATTATGTACGGCGCTATCAAAGCTATCGAGAAAAGAAATAGCGAAGTTAAAGGCATAGATGTTTTTAACGATGCTATTGAAAACGTAAAACCGATCATGGAAGTTAAATCACGCCGTGTTGGTGGTGCTACATATCAAGTTCCTGTTGAGGTTCGCCCTGCACGCCAACAAGCTCTTGCTATCCGCTGGATAATCAGCTATGCAAGAAAAAGAAGCGAAAGAACCATGATAGACAAGCTTGCTAACGAGCTTCTTGATGCTGCAAATTCAAAAGGTGCATCTTTTAAGAAGAAAGAAGATACTTACAAAATGGCAGAGGCTAACAAGGCATTTGCTCACTACCGCTGGTAA
- the fusA gene encoding elongation factor G — translation MADRKTPLHMVRNIGIAAHIDAGKTTTSERILFFTGMSHKLGEVHDGAATMDWMEQEKERGITITSAATTCFWKDHQINLIDTPGHVDFTIEVERSMRVLDGAVAVFCSVGGVQPQSETVWRQANKYRVPRMVYVNKMDRVGANFYNVESQIKNRLKANPVPIQIPIGAEDTFKGVVDLVTMKALVWEDDSKPTTFVEKEIPADLLEKAEEYRAKMVEAAAETDDALMEKYLSGEELSVEEIKQGIKAGCLSMSIIPMVCGTSFKNKGVQPLLDAVVDYLPAPDEVEAIKGEYEDGTEVKVESADDGEFAGLAFKIMTDPFVGQLTFVRVYRGSLESGSYAYNSAKGKKERIGRLLKMHSNKREEITVLHAGEIGAVVGLKETLTGDTLSSEKDKVILERMDFPDPVISVAVEPKTKADQEKMALALQKLAQEDPSFRVSTDEESGQTIISGMGELHLEIIVDRMLREFKVDAEVGQPQVAYRETIRKTVEQEYKYAKQSGGRGQYGHVFLRLEPLEPGTGFEFVNDIKGGVVPKEYIPAVEKGCKEALQNGVLAGYPVEDVKVTLFDGSYHEVDSSEMAFKLAASMGFKEGARKAGAVILEPMMKVEVETPEEYMGDVIGDLNKRRGQVSSMDERSGNKIVTAFCPLAQMFGYSTDLRSQTQGRATYSMEFDHYEEVPKNVSEEIIKKRNG, via the coding sequence ATGGCAGATAGAAAAACCCCATTACATATGGTTAGAAACATCGGTATCGCGGCTCATATTGACGCTGGTAAAACTACTACCAGCGAAAGAATTTTGTTCTTTACGGGCATGAGCCATAAGCTTGGCGAGGTTCATGATGGTGCTGCTACTATGGACTGGATGGAGCAAGAAAAAGAGCGTGGTATTACTATTACTTCAGCTGCAACAACTTGTTTCTGGAAAGATCACCAAATCAACCTCATTGACACTCCGGGCCACGTTGACTTTACTATCGAAGTTGAGCGTTCTATGCGTGTTCTTGACGGTGCTGTCGCTGTATTTTGTTCAGTTGGCGGCGTTCAACCTCAGTCTGAAACAGTTTGGAGACAAGCTAACAAATACCGCGTTCCAAGAATGGTTTACGTAAATAAAATGGACAGAGTTGGCGCAAATTTCTACAATGTAGAGAGCCAAATCAAAAACCGCTTAAAAGCAAATCCGGTACCTATCCAAATTCCAATCGGTGCTGAAGATACATTTAAAGGTGTTGTTGATTTAGTAACTATGAAAGCTTTGGTTTGGGAAGATGACAGCAAACCGACTACATTCGTAGAGAAAGAAATTCCAGCCGATTTGCTAGAAAAAGCAGAAGAGTACCGCGCGAAAATGGTTGAGGCTGCTGCTGAAACCGATGATGCACTTATGGAGAAATACCTTAGCGGTGAAGAGCTTAGCGTTGAGGAGATTAAACAAGGTATAAAAGCCGGTTGTCTTTCAATGTCAATCATTCCTATGGTTTGCGGAACTTCATTTAAAAATAAAGGCGTTCAACCGCTTCTTGATGCTGTTGTTGATTATCTTCCGGCTCCGGATGAAGTTGAGGCGATAAAAGGCGAGTATGAAGACGGCACAGAGGTAAAGGTTGAGTCAGCCGATGATGGCGAATTTGCCGGTCTTGCGTTTAAGATCATGACAGACCCGTTTGTCGGTCAGCTAACTTTCGTTCGTGTTTATCGCGGCAGCCTAGAGAGCGGTAGCTATGCTTACAACTCAGCTAAGGGCAAAAAGGAGAGAATCGGTCGTCTTTTAAAGATGCACTCAAATAAAAGAGAAGAGATTACAGTTCTTCACGCCGGGGAGATCGGCGCTGTTGTGGGACTAAAAGAGACTCTAACAGGCGATACATTATCAAGCGAAAAAGACAAGGTAATCCTTGAGAGAATGGACTTCCCGGATCCGGTTATCTCTGTTGCGGTTGAGCCAAAAACTAAAGCAGATCAAGAGAAGATGGCGCTTGCACTTCAAAAGCTTGCGCAAGAAGATCCAAGCTTTAGAGTTAGCACGGACGAGGAGAGCGGTCAAACTATCATCTCCGGTATGGGTGAGCTTCACCTTGAGATCATCGTTGATCGTATGCTTCGCGAATTTAAAGTTGATGCAGAAGTTGGACAACCTCAAGTTGCATATCGCGAAACTATCCGTAAAACAGTCGAGCAAGAGTATAAATATGCTAAGCAATCAGGCGGACGCGGTCAATACGGACATGTATTCCTACGTCTTGAGCCACTTGAGCCTGGTACTGGATTTGAGTTCGTTAATGACATCAAAGGCGGCGTTGTACCTAAAGAGTACATTCCGGCTGTTGAAAAGGGTTGTAAAGAAGCGCTTCAAAACGGTGTTCTTGCAGGCTACCCTGTAGAAGACGTTAAAGTTACGTTGTTTGACGGGAGCTACCACGAAGTGGATAGCTCTGAAATGGCATTTAAACTTGCTGCTTCAATGGGCTTTAAAGAGGGCGCTAGAAAAGCAGGTGCAGTTATACTTGAGCCTATGATGAAGGTTGAGGTTGAAACTCCTGAAGAGTATATGGGTGATGTTATCGGCGACCTTAACAAGCGCCGCGGACAAGTTAGCTCAATGGATGAAAGAAGCGGTAATAAGATCGTTACAGCGTTTTGCCCACTTGCTCAGATGTTTGGCTACTCAACAGACCTTAGAAGCCAAACTCAAGGTCGTGCTACATACTCTATGGAATTTGATCACTATGAAGAAGTTCCTAAAAACGTATCTGAAGAGATCATTAAAAAGAGAAACGGCTAA
- a CDS encoding lipoprotein has protein sequence MNKISILIILLTLLLSGCSDGKQAKEIVDSTKDAANKIIEKGSNAAKDVIDKTSEIKGNTQDIIDTVTDKAIKSAEEIKDKVESTIDEIRKDTKDILNNILEENSTKEKQKLEEIFKI, from the coding sequence ATGAATAAAATTTCAATCCTCATAATACTTTTAACTCTACTTTTATCAGGATGCTCTGATGGCAAACAAGCTAAAGAGATAGTTGATTCCACAAAAGACGCTGCCAACAAAATAATAGAAAAAGGCTCTAACGCTGCAAAAGATGTCATTGATAAAACCTCAGAAATAAAAGGAAACACACAAGACATTATAGATACGGTTACCGATAAGGCTATAAAAAGCGCTGAAGAGATCAAAGATAAAGTAGAGAGCACTATAGATGAGATAAGAAAAGACACTAAAGATATTTTAAATAACATATTAGAAGAAAACAGCACAAAAGAAAAACAAAAATTAGAAGAGATTTTTAAAATATAA
- a CDS encoding ABC transporter ATP-binding protein — protein MLNIRNLNKKFNNIDVLKHINLTLKEGEILSILGESGCGKSTLLRIIAGLETKDSGDIELKKDCGVAMMFQNYALFPHLNVNKNIEFALSKMPKNERDIEIESLLEKFKIKELKNKMCDQISGGQAQRVAFARAVANKEKLLLLDEPFANLDHNLRHTLRSELKQMIKQNGLSAIMVTHDKEDAFMLSDRIALIKNGIILDIGTPKELYFNPSSFEVAKFLGEMNSVAGYNIEVLPDEFKQWLKNKRYMFRPEQIISGNKFEANVLSYRFLGAFYELELEFMNVKFKSIINSNIEISDKFGFDLN, from the coding sequence ATTTTAAATATTAGAAATTTAAACAAGAAATTTAACAACATAGATGTTTTGAAACATATAAATTTGACACTAAAAGAAGGTGAAATTTTAAGTATTTTGGGTGAAAGCGGATGCGGTAAAAGCACTCTTTTAAGAATTATAGCCGGACTTGAGACAAAAGATAGCGGAGATATAGAACTTAAAAAAGATTGTGGTGTGGCCATGATGTTTCAAAACTACGCTCTATTTCCGCACTTAAATGTAAATAAAAATATCGAATTCGCTCTTTCAAAAATGCCTAAAAACGAACGTGATATAGAGATAGAGAGTCTGCTTGAGAAATTTAAAATAAAAGAGCTAAAAAATAAAATGTGCGATCAAATTTCAGGAGGACAGGCTCAACGCGTGGCATTTGCAAGAGCAGTGGCAAACAAAGAAAAGCTTTTATTACTTGATGAGCCGTTTGCAAATCTAGATCACAATCTCCGCCATACTTTAAGATCCGAATTAAAACAGATGATTAAGCAAAACGGTCTAAGTGCTATTATGGTAACTCACGATAAAGAAGATGCCTTTATGCTAAGTGATAGAATTGCACTTATTAAAAATGGTATTATTTTAGATATTGGCACACCTAAAGAGCTCTATTTTAATCCAAGTAGTTTCGAGGTGGCAAAATTTTTAGGTGAAATGAATTCTGTGGCAGGATACAATATAGAAGTGCTTCCAGATGAATTTAAACAGTGGCTTAAGAATAAGAGATATATGTTTAGACCGGAACAAATTATAAGCGGCAATAAATTTGAAGCAAATGTATTAAGTTACCGATTTTTAGGTGCATTTTATGAGCTTGAATTAGAATTTATGAATGTAAAATTTAAAAGCATCATAAACTCAAATATTGAAATAAGTGATAAATTTGGCTTTGATTTAAACTAA
- a CDS encoding ABC transporter permease translates to MNIKFWAITVALIILVPIISIFFEIAFGDYSNLEHFFKYLFLRYIQGTFLVAFGVLALSATIAVISAWIVANYRFPFVNFFEYALMLPLAIPAYIFSFCYVGIMEFQGYFHKIFGFRLDFMNIYGAIFVLSLSLYPYIYMFAKTSFKTQSKVLFDVCKIYKLSQFKIFRVAVMLSRPAIIGGAMLVLMETLSDYGTVAYYGVATFSAGIFKLWFDLGDSYSASILAAMLMVLVFIIMIFEHINKNSKGYSFNTHNIAKTTTKSELNTIGKTLAFLWCFVIFCLAFLFPVIWLVYWSIMTIQDFKLEFITMAGNSLLMAIISAILITFISFFLVFSTRIIKNNKLNTFLLKTTSLGYALPGASIGLCVMIVFGYIDRNFGTQFLSASFVVLIFGYIVRFLATSVYAVESGYAKIPKNIDDASLLLNRSKFTLFFKVHFPLLRHFFFLSLIVVFIDIVKELPLSLILRPLGFETLSIRAFFYATDERLYAAALPSLLIVLLSLVAVIWLEIISRKKA, encoded by the coding sequence GTGAATATCAAATTTTGGGCGATTACGGTCGCCCTCATCATCCTAGTCCCTATTATTAGCATTTTTTTCGAGATAGCTTTTGGAGACTACTCCAATTTAGAGCATTTTTTTAAATATCTATTTTTAAGGTATATTCAAGGCACTTTTTTAGTAGCTTTCGGGGTCTTGGCTCTAAGTGCCACAATAGCCGTTATTTCGGCATGGATAGTAGCTAACTACCGATTTCCTTTTGTAAATTTCTTTGAATATGCCCTAATGCTTCCGCTTGCCATACCAGCTTACATATTTAGCTTTTGTTATGTCGGAATAATGGAGTTTCAAGGCTATTTTCATAAAATTTTCGGCTTTAGGCTTGATTTTATGAATATTTACGGAGCCATTTTTGTGCTTTCCTTATCGCTTTATCCATATATCTATATGTTCGCAAAAACTTCCTTTAAAACTCAGTCGAAAGTGCTTTTTGACGTATGTAAAATTTATAAACTGTCTCAGTTTAAAATATTTAGAGTAGCCGTGATGCTCTCTAGACCAGCCATTATAGGCGGAGCAATGTTAGTTTTAATGGAAACTTTAAGTGATTACGGAACTGTAGCTTATTACGGAGTGGCAACATTTAGCGCAGGGATATTTAAACTATGGTTCGATTTAGGAGACTCATACTCCGCATCTATTTTGGCTGCAATGCTAATGGTTTTAGTATTTATCATAATGATATTTGAGCATATCAATAAAAATTCGAAAGGCTATAGCTTTAATACACACAATATCGCAAAGACAACAACCAAAAGCGAGCTTAACACTATCGGGAAAACTTTAGCTTTCTTGTGGTGCTTTGTAATTTTTTGTTTGGCATTTTTATTTCCTGTTATCTGGCTTGTTTATTGGAGCATAATGACGATTCAAGATTTCAAGCTAGAATTTATAACCATGGCTGGAAATTCGCTTCTAATGGCTATCATAAGTGCAATTTTAATAACTTTTATTAGCTTCTTTCTAGTATTTTCAACAAGAATTATCAAAAACAATAAGCTAAATACATTCTTGCTAAAAACTACCTCTCTTGGCTATGCACTCCCAGGGGCAAGCATAGGCCTATGCGTGATGATAGTATTCGGATATATAGATAGAAATTTTGGCACTCAATTTTTATCAGCCTCGTTTGTCGTATTGATCTTTGGCTATATTGTAAGATTTTTAGCGACTTCTGTATATGCCGTAGAGAGTGGTTACGCAAAGATTCCAAAAAATATAGATGACGCAAGCCTACTTCTTAATAGATCTAAATTCACACTTTTTTTTAAAGTGCATTTCCCCCTATTAAGGCACTTTTTCTTTCTTTCGTTGATTGTAGTTTTTATAGACATTGTAAAAGAGCTGCCATTAAGCCTGATACTTCGTCCGCTTGGCTTTGAAACTCTTAGCATTAGAGCGTTTTTCTACGCCACAGACGAGAGATTATATGCGGCAGCATTGCCATCTTTACTAATAGTTTTGCTATCTTTAGTGGCAGTAATTTGGCTTGAAATAATATCTAGGAAAAAAGCGTAA